GAGATATTAAGAGGTATGCTACCAATGCATCAGGTATTGTGTATTGAAGTATTCCTCTTGTATTTTCGAAACACAACTCAATATCGCCAATACAAGTCAAAAAGAGAAAAACActgtttgaaatttttttttattaaacattgacatgGATAACAATTGTATATAAATCCGAAATAATCTAATTAACTCTAAGGACTGTCATATCttaaaaacatttgtaaatacatAAACCTCTTTTGATATTATCTTTCTCGCTATTATTTCTATTATGATATCAATAATTATCCTGGCAGGTTTTGGACGTTTTGTATCAAATGAGAACCTtctttaacaaaaacaaataggCTTTTTATCGGGTACAACCTGCAAATTGATTCTTTAACGCGGTTAAATATTCTTTATATAAGACTGGTGAATCATCCAAACCATGATAGGTATTATGCAGAGAATTATGACATTATGCCTTAAAGTCTATACAGTCATAACGAACatcacttcattataaatatagttcgttatatacataaaacagaTTACTAAAGGGAACGAATAGGAACAATAATTAAACTACGTTATAACTATAAAGTCGTTTTAACCAtgttcgttataaacgtgttttactgtaatctCATCCATAATAATTAAGGTTTCTTATATTATGCGTTTATACTATGTGTATGAAATTGAAACAAAGTGTTTCAAACGAGTTTTGTCATTGGAAAAGAGATGAATATTTTCAACGATTTTAAGTTATTGATGACAATGCTTGTAATAAATAgcaaatatttgttaaatcatTCTATCAATTGAGGCTATCTAAGAATGTGTAATATGAAGGAGATAGATGAATATCAGGAGAACGACCACTAACGTACGGAATGAATGACAGCTAATCAGTTCCAAACTTCCGAAACATATTAACCACTCAGCAGCAACTATCTTAGCTAAGCAGGTTCCGTGGCCTACTCTTTGTGTTACCATGCATAAAAAGTGCACACATCGCATACATACCCAATGAAAACCTTGcagatatttttgtttcaatgcCTATGGCGGCTGGTATATGTTGACATATTTGTTATCACATATTACATGCGTTTATGTAAGTAAAAATAAGATGGATGTAATTAGTTTCTTCACTGTCATATCTTAATCACCCTGTCTCCCAATGGTATCATAAACATTACGTGTAGTGTCTATTTTTGTTGAATCCAATCCTTCATAATTGCCGTCGTGGTCGGGTATATCTGTAAATACAAACCTATGTCCATGTCAAATattacatacaacatatataagtTAAATTAAGATAATTCAAATCGTTTGTTGATATTTCACATTAAATAGGTATGGATATATTGTAATTCGTGTAACCAGTATATATCATGATATAAATATACTTACGATAAGTATGTAATTCAGAAGAAGGCGTTGGTGTTCGAATTAATTTGCCACGCATtctaaaatatattcaatttaatttatGAAGACATGGAAAATACCACAAAACTTTAAAACTTGAATTAAAAATCAGTATATATTTAAGTAAACTTACATGAAATACTTGAATAAGTGTTGATTATATCGAGTTCAAGTCAactaaattgaattatataataattacgGTCAGGATTAGGTGAAATGTATAAATTGGTATGAAGAACTATGGTAGCATGGAATAAACCAGGTACTTTAAATCTTGACAGCTGAGTCAAACTTACCTCAGGCAGTGTATAATAAGACCTATATCACAGGTGATGGCAACAGCTAGAATGCTGCCGAACACGGCGTATCCGGTGGTACATTGTGGAGAGGTTTCTACCTGCAATAAATATTACTAAatagaattaattaatttcgAATTCGATTTCAAAAATGAATACTGAATCGAATCGCAATGTGGACCATAACTATAAGTTAGAATTGTTGTACTTACTTCTTCACAGTGACATGTCTTTGTCGTGGCTTCTGTCTGTTTCTGTACTGATAACATTAACATGCATTACTCGCATTTATATCGTTAAGAAACACACTATATGGAATCTCATATATctacggaagcgtattaggctcacaTATATGGATTGCATTTTACTGTTATGTTAACTATGCTTGTATAGAGCAATTTCCCTAAGAATATATTCGATAGGGCACTTTAGCGCCCCATAcggaatatattcttagagagAAAAACAGCATTACATGTAATgttcgtcaaaatgtaaacaaagccatataCTTCTTAAAAAGTAGCCCCAATAAGTtacatagaacattttcatgcgcaaattcaaagtttttttaaatttctgggAGATGATGATACCTCACTTATGGCAAATAAATTGCATATCTAACAGACATTTGTTGTATAACTTTATTTACCACCATTTCATTAGACAATAGTTCAAAAGTATCCTATTATCCAAAGTCATGTATTATATGAACGAAAAATTAAATGCTTCAAAGGTTACTAATTGGCAACAATTTTCATCAAGTAATCACCGTTATTGTCGCTCTGTTGTATCCATGATGGAACTTAATTTGGTATATactattttttcttaatttatatCTATCTCGAAATCTTCCTTAACAACTCGTTTTTGACCTACCAAGTGTAACACATCCGCTACAGCAAAATGACTATGGGATCTATCTTCGAATCCTGACATATCTAAGTCTAGGTAATCAGACTTTATAAGGTAATTACCTTGACTACATGTCTTTCCAACCCATCCCGCGTCACAGCCCGCCGAGTAACATATCCCAGTCCTTCTGTCACAGTCAGAGTTAGCACAATGACAGGTCTGGTTACAGTCTCGTCCGAAAGTATGGTTGGTACAAGCTGTTTGATACCAAAAATATATAGTCTACCAATCACAACATATATAAAGCATAAAATCAACAGTTTTAAGAACATCATTTCTATATTGCAGCTAATGTTTATAAAGCATTTAAAGTCATTTGAATGCTTTTTACAGCTAAATTCATAAAATGTTATGGTTCTTAACAATAACCGAAGaaaaaacaatgtcaaaatgtccAGTGGCAAAACAATAACTAAAACAATTTTACCAAACTCACATTGGTTACAAGCGTGTCCTGACCAGCCCGCTTCACATCCCACGTGGTGACATGTTCCATTTGTATGGTTACATCCTGGACTCTGACAATGACACTCTTCTGTACAGTTAGGTCCAAAATATCCCGTTCGGCATCCTACAAGTACATCGAAATGATCATCGCAATATGATGCATAATGATGCATTAGGATTGATTTTGGTTAAAGTATGTCAATCATTcttaaattttacaaaaaaaaaaaacaaaacaaaaacaatacaaactAAACAACAaagtattttaaagatgctccattgccgacagagcataaatgatattcatcatttgagcaataattggtgtttaatcgtgtatacatatgcctaattaacaccaaaaaataatatgaaataatttatttcgcctttggtgcatgcgcaataagTACTTCATTCTTGTGAATATTGCGCAACAgcattttttcgggatgcaattaattatttttcatattctaAACCtttagtaaaattagaaactcaagcttgtcaatggtgataatggtgtaaagtaagtaaattttgtaaccgaagaaaaattcCAAATCGTCTActtctgtttttaatagtgaaaaaataccatttgtcagcggtggagtatctttaactAGAATTATAAGCAAACACAAAATGCTATAGGGTTACCTTGGCTACATGATTTTCCATTCCACCCCACGTCACATCCGGGTACTTTACAGATCCCAGTCCTCCCGTCACAGTCAGAGTTAGCACAATGACATGTTTGGGCACAATTTCGTCCGAAAGTGTTGGTCACACATCCTGCATCATGATAGTTTCAATTAAACTTtgatgtcattttttgttttcttcatttcGTCGTAGTATGGAAGAAACTTTGATTGTAAACTGTGTAAATCCCCGTATGTTTTTCATTAGTTGAGGAAATTGtaatatcaatgtttttaatttttttttcagactacttgataaaataaaatacgtcTACACGTACGTTTCTATTTATTTGCCAAGGGAGTATTCTTCCAAATCGAAACGCAACGCCGATGGCTCTATTTTTACGTCACGACAGTTTTCGGAAAAAGAATCGGCCTATAATAACACGGCTACagtacactcattcaatacatcgatacaagtcagcggcagagcggtaggggtttatatacacgcgTCGTTCTCAGTTGAGGTAGCACGGCTATAATGCAATCTTAAAAtccttaaacattttttttatttatatttttatctatttcacagaaaaacaaaaagaacatataaaaatcaaaacaatcTAAGACTTAACTTTTAACAAGCAGTTGATATCATAACAACTGATCGAATCATGAATTATGATATAAGTTTTATAAGTGTCTTCACTACACGTTTGTCTCCTTCCGTCTTTCCGTATAAGTCAAGCTTTTCACCAGAATAAATTAGTGCAATTAACAGAATCAATTAGTGTAATTAGCTAACATAaggaaaaagaaataattaGATAAAGATACATGCATAGTTACCTTGACTGCATGTCCGTCCCTCCCATCCTTCCATACATCCGGGTATCTTACATACCCCAGTTCTCCAGTTACAGTCAGAATTGGCGCAATGACAGGTCTTGCTACAGTCTCGTCCGAATGTGTGGTTGGTACAGGCTGTAGAAAGAAACAGTAACATACATAATGTAGGCAATGCAATCCTCATTTTAGAATATAAAAACGTTTATCATGCGATAGAGATAATTTAAGATTTAGCCAGAGTTAGCACAATGACAGGTCTGGGTACATGTCTCGTCCGAATGTGTGGTTGGTACAGGCTGTAGCAAGAAACGCTAACACACATAATGTAGGCTTTGCAACCCTCATTTAAGAATATAAAAACGTTTGTCATGCGATAGAAGTAATTTAGGATTTAGCACAAGGACAGGTCTGGGTACATATCTTGTCTGAATGTGTGACTGGTAAAGGCTGTATTTTAAAGCAAATGATAGTTTATAAAAAAGTTTTATGACTTCATTTTGATTATTGACATTATGCTAAATGGTATTCTCATGCTTTGATATTGGATACTTCTCCTTCCAAACCAGATATGGAATATTTGAATTGCagtttctatatgaaatatACAGCTAAGTAAAAGTTGTTGTTATCATAATAATGTCATCCTGCATCATTTACTATAACCATAATACTATTGTAATAATGCTATTTTAATTCATACTTTGAAAACTAACCATTTCATCTATATATACCTTGACTACGTTTTTTCCCTTCCATCCTTCTTTACATCCGCGTACTTTACATACCCCAGCCCTCCTGTCACAGTTAGAGTTCAAACAATGACAGGTCTGGTTATATTCTCTTCCGAATGTGTGGTTAGTAAAATCATATTGAACAAAAAGGTTTATTCTTAGAAACGTTTTATAAAGCTTTCcctatattatacataaaaacaaGACAGTCAGTAAATTTTTACTCTAGGTCATATGCATTAGACTAAACTATTTATTTGACTATTTATCTGaggaaaaaatccaaaaagtaacACTTACAAGGAAATTATCTCACGCACATAGTCATGCATGTATCAACACTTCTGGCAATACAACATATAGTGCAGTTATCGGAGAGCATCTGCTGGTTTGGTAGCGTGATACCTAGATATTATCAGTATTGCTGACGAATTATTTCACCTTTTTAAATGAAGACCATTTGCAACAGCGATAATTTTCATAGAGGCTAAGTTTatgcgaaaaaaaaatcattttttgagCACTCAATTTCTTCACCCTCCCTTAAATCTACCCATTGCTGGTTTTTGATTCTGCTGTTGTTTGTTCTTTGTGTTTCAGCCATTGTAATAGAAGGCAGGATCGTCACAGTTTCTGGTACAAGTCAAGTGTTAACAAACAGTGGCAGAATTTTTGTGCGGTTTCCGACTTTGCAGATTTTGCGGTACAAACTAATGACTTGATTAATTGAcatcatatttattatataaagtatGCTGTTTATATTGACGTAAATCAGATGATATCTATTTTCCAGTATCACTAATCATTAATGTCGTCTTATTTattgattaatcaattaattgaaTTTATTGTTTAAGTGTTTGAGAATGGTTTCCCAGAATCAAGATTTCTTTGTGATTGCTGGCTTGTTATTATGGTATGTTGATGGACCAGCTGCCATGTTAATTGGTGGAttactttttcatatatatcaatCTTTCAATTAATTTGTATTGTAACTTTGATTGAATTTGTTTGATGGCGTCCCATTATGGTCTATTGACAGGTCGTAACGCCATATGTAGATATCAATTAAAACTGTGACCATAAATCCAAAATTGAAATTCTTTGTTTTCTGTGGATCTACTGATAACTAATAACGccgtttaattaattaattaattatcgTCCGAATGTGGGGTAGGCACAGGCTGtcaacagaataaaaaaaaatgtatgtacgTTCAATGAAGCAACAAGTACTACATTGTGATATCTTCACTACATGTTTGTCCCTTTGATATACCGAAGCTGACATAGTTAACTTTTTAATTGATGATTTGATGTCTGAATTGCACTGTTCTAACAAGAAGATCGATGTTTCTGCTTGTTTCCGCCATATCCTCTCAATAACTGTAATGAGTCTAACGCTAAATTACTatctatacatacatatgtaatttgtgacAGCAACGCAAATAAATAACCATGCCGCCTGAAGACGCCTTTGACGCTtgagacaaagtgttgttttcttttattctttcaTTTAAATACTTTCGCAATGAACCATTGGATTTATACTACAGTAGTTGACGTATATTTTACGATCAGTGCGGAAACATACTAGTCATGCCACttgatttattaaaatgaaatggaaTTGTATGGCGTTATCTTGGGTACAAGATTGTCAACCCCATCCCACTTCACACCCGGGTGTTTTGCATGTTCCATTTTTCCTGTCACAGTCAGAGTTAGCACAATGACAGGTCTGGTTACAGTCTCGTCCGAATGTTTTGCCCACACATTCTGCATTTTGAAAGTTTCAATATTATTAAACAGGAATTACCTGGCATATcattttgttgtgtttgattttaaaattattcagaCTTAGAAGACCAAAAAAAATACCTGGGGCCACAGTTTAGACAGTATGTTGTTGACGCTGAAATTATTGTGTAATTAAAAATTACCGCGCATTGTATaactcatttttattttcaaatgataaGCACTAATACCTTAACATTGGTCGCATTTACCACGACGTTTTGGCAATTATGTAGAATATTGTGCTCATATTAAGCGTACTTATTATCTTATTTATATCAGtataataatgaaaatcattgacattttatcaaatataatacAGTATATTCAATAATGAACAAATCAGCCTGGGGCTTGATGTCATGATTTCATGCAGCCGAGTAACAGCTGGTCGAAATAATCTGTAGCATAATTTACAAAAACTAGATGTGTCTTTATTTGACTCCAACCAACTCCATAAATCAAAAAGGGATGGGGCGAAACGTCGTTTATGAGGCCGGAACAGGCAGGAACGGGAGGAACGAGGCCAACATTATCATATCAAatacgattttttttatgtCGAGGTCATCGAAAATCAACagtttctttcattttcttcaaGTACGTAGGCAAGCGTTGATCCTCAcgtgtaaatgaaaataaaatatttgactaGACAATATCAGGAACTATACGCgagtaacaaaattaaaaaaaaacaaatttaaaaaaatatagtcCAAAATTCGAATTTGTATAAGTGTTTTACCCTAGCTTTTAACTGAAGCAAAAAGGAGGCTTCCACAAAATCTACGCAAATACTGAACATCATAGCAAATGAAGCAGACATATTGAATAACAATTCATTATTTTCCACTTCTTCTTATAGGCAACAATATGTGCTATTCGCAACAAACCGTCATGCAGCAAGCTCTGGTTTATCGTTATGAAAAAGATGGCCGATAAGTTTTATACCTAATTACGATAATTATATTCAAAGTTTCcaaataaaataagatttttcaaaaactatttttttagtAAAAGTACAACTTTAGAATCGCCGACacaaattacaattttaataTAAGTATTACCAACAAGAAAAACATAACTAAACGTAAAATATTTCAGAACATAACAATATGCATTAAACTATAGTGAACAATATTATGTACATTAGACATATTATAATAATACGCATTAAAATATACAGCAAGTGTGGGCATCAGTTGAACAAGAACAAACTGGGATGTTGTATGGGCGGGAAATGAATTGTTGAGAATAATATTAATGGCGCCCGTGAAATGTTTTGCCGTCTGCTAAAATGAGTAGTGCTCAAACTCGTAAACAAAGCGTGGTCACGTCAGCTGATTAACTAACCAGAAAAGATAAGTATATCAGCGCAGGCAGTTAACTTGAATCGTGTAAATATAGTACTTTCTATATTAGGTTTGTCAAGACATTTACTACACGTTCGTCCCCTTTCATTCTTCCATATAGGTCAACTAAATTATTGTCAGTACAATTATCAGATAAAGACAAATGTATCGTTACCTTCACTACAAGTTTGTCCCCTCCATCCTGCTGTACATCCGGATACTTTACATATCCCTGTGCCTCTGTCACAATCAGAGTTAGCACAATGACAGGTCCGGTTACAGTATGGTCCGTATGTATGGTTGGTACAGGCTGTATGAAAGTATAAAGTTAGTATGTAATGTGGGCAACGTAACCGTcgtattgttgttttttttccaaacccCAAACCCCAAGGGCATCATTACCATGAGTACATGCGCTTCCCTGCCATCCTTCTGTACATCCGGGTACGTTACATTTCCCACTGTTGACGTCACACTCAGATTTACAATGACAGGTCTGGGTACAGTCTCGTCCGAATGTGTGGTTGTTACAGGCTGTATTTCAAAGCACAGTTGTATAATTGACAATTTAATCGATGTTGCTAACACTTTTATTATCCCATATATTTGTTAGTCCattatctattttgatataattatatgaattatgaacaataatatagtatacatatcAGAATGATAATTAGACGAAACGACAATTTTAACTGTATATTAAGACAAATATAGTTATTGAAAAAAGTATTATTAATGGACAATATTCAGATAAGGAACAGTTatgtattatctttttattattttttattatcttattaTTTTTCCCGCATCATTAACCATAACGAAACTATTATATACTATATTAATGGTAGTTTAAATCAAACCTATTTATGTATATGTACCTTGACTACATGTTTGTCCCTTCCATCCTTCCGTACATCCGGGTAGTTTACATACCCCAGTCCTCCTGTTACAGTCAGAGTTAGCACAATGACATGTCTGGGTACAGTCTCGTCCGAATGTTATGTTGCTACATGCTACACCATGTAAAGGCATTAAAGTAAAAATCCGATAAACAATGTCTCATACCACAGATTCATGAAAATGAGAATGAACAAATATAAAAGGGGATTAGTCTTAGGAAGACttatttttattcaatgatTAAGACATAAAACGTTTGATAATTTGTTTCGTAATACCTAAAAACGCAAAAGCTAGTGTATCTGTTCTCTAGATGACTATTATTTACTTGATTTCTTAAAGAAGGAAGATGAAACGAAATTTACTCTGCAAGAATATCATTTTCAcatgcaaaaaaataataaagccATTTTAATTGACAATATATAAGTTCACCATTAATATTAACTAAAATTCATTGATTCACTTATTGATGTAAACGGCGGTTTCTAGATcgcaaaacgacgtgggtaaagtacaatttactgtctAAAAGTCCCACGTTTTGaggattatgacgtcatcatttgacgtgCATTTCGTAACGAAAAATCATCGACAGGTGGGACTtatcgttttgggatctcgagaCCCCCGTATTTAAGGCACTTAGAAATTGAATTTATAGTACACGTGCATAAATAGATATTAACAATGCATATATCAATGGATTAgtaaacattttagttatttatatagcCAAATGCTTGGATTATTGTTACCTTGACTACAATTGCGTCCTATCCATCCCGCCTCACATCCGACATTTTGGCATAACCCAG
This portion of the Argopecten irradians isolate NY chromosome 6, Ai_NY, whole genome shotgun sequence genome encodes:
- the LOC138324873 gene encoding protein draper-like isoform X2 encodes the protein MTGVCHNVGCTEGWKGSTCSQACTYHAFGRDCTQTCQCANSDCDNRTGVCKVPGCMEGWEGDTCSQACTNHTFGRDCSHTCHCAKDDCDGRTGLCQNVGCEAGWIGRNCSQACSNITFGRDCTQTCHCANSDCNRRTGVCKLPGCTEGWKGQTCSQACNNHTFGRDCTQTCHCKSECDVNSGKCNVPGCTEGWQGSACTHACTNHTFGRDCSKTCHCANSDCNWRTGVCKIPGCMEGWEGRTCSQGCVTNTFGRNCAQTCHCANSDCDGRTGICKVPGCDVGWNGKSCSQGCRTGYFGPNCTEECHCQSPGCNHTNGTCHHVGCEAGWSGHACNQSCTNHTFGRDCNQTCHCANSDCDRRTGICYSAGCDAGWVGKTCSQVQKQTEATTKTCHCEEVETSPQCTTGYAVFGSILAVAITCDIGLIIHCLRMRGKLIRTPTPSSELHTYHIPDHDGNYEGLDSTKIDTTRNVYDTIGRQGD
- the LOC138324873 gene encoding protein draper-like isoform X1, producing MTGVCHNVGCTEGWKGSTCSQACTYHAFGRDCTQTCQCANSDCDNRTGVCKVPGCMEGWEGDTCSQACTNHTFGRDCSHTCHCAKDDCDGRTGLCQNVGCEAGWIGRNCSQACSNITFGRDCTQTCHCANSDCNRRTGVCKLPGCTEGWKGQTCSQACNNHTFGRDCTQTCHCKSECDVNSGKCNVPGCTEGWQGSACTHACTNHTYGPYCNRTCHCANSDCDRGTGICKVSGCTAGWRGQTCSEACTNHTFGRDCSKTCHCANSDCNWRTGVCKIPGCMEGWEGRTCSQGCVTNTFGRNCAQTCHCANSDCDGRTGICKVPGCDVGWNGKSCSQGCRTGYFGPNCTEECHCQSPGCNHTNGTCHHVGCEAGWSGHACNQSCTNHTFGRDCNQTCHCANSDCDRRTGICYSAGCDAGWVGKTCSQVQKQTEATTKTCHCEEVETSPQCTTGYAVFGSILAVAITCDIGLIIHCLRMRGKLIRTPTPSSELHTYHIPDHDGNYEGLDSTKIDTTRNVYDTIGRQGD
- the LOC138324873 gene encoding protein draper-like isoform X3, with amino-acid sequence MTGVCHNVGCTEGWKGSTCSQACTYHAFGRDCTQTCQCANSDCDNRTGVCKVPGCMEGWEGDTCSQACTNHTFGRDCSHTCHCAKDDCDGRTGLCQNVGCEAGWIGRNCSQACSNITFGRDCTQTCHCANSDCNRRTGVCKLPGCTEGWKGQTCSQACNNHTFGRDCTQTCHCKSECDVNSGKCNVPGCTEGWQGSACTHACTNHTYGPYCNRTCHCANSDCDRGTGICKVSGCTAGWRGQTCSEACTNHTFGRDCSKTCHCANSDCNWRTGVCKIPGCMEGWEGRTCSQGCVTNTFGRNCAQTCHCANSDCDGRTGICKVPGCDVGWNGKSCSQGCRTGYFGPNCTEECHCQSPGCNHTNGTCHHVGCEAGWSGHACNQSCTNHTFGRDCNQTCHCANSDCDRRTGICYSAGCDAGWVGKTCSQDIPDHDGNYEGLDSTKIDTTRNVYDTIGRQGD